The Endozoicomonas sp. 4G DNA segment ACATGCAGATTTTTGCACAGTTGGCACGACGCATTATGCGTGGAGCCTTCAGAGATTCTCTGGCAGCCTGCACCAGTGAACAGGAACTGCTGGAGTTTATCTCCAGCGAACTGGAGTTATAACTGACCAGAGAAATGCCCGACAAATGTCGGGCATATTATTTTAAAAACGATAGGCAAGAGAGAACTGGAGCACATTCAAATCCATGTTAGGCCGTTTGATATAAGCGTTGGAGTAGTGGAGCAGTTTGGCGCCCAGGTCAAAATTCCTTTCAGAACCCAGGAGAACACCGGCACCCACCATGGTTTCAAATTGAAATTGTGTGCTTTTTTCTAACGGCAGACTGCCTTTGTAACGAATCTGAGTATCACTGATCCAGCCAGCGCCCAGGCCGACATCAAGGTAATACCGCTGGCTGGGGCTTTTGAACTGCCATACCGGGGTTATGAAAAAGCCATAGATATCATCGCCACCCCCGGCACTGTGAGACGGACTGGCATCGAGTCGATTATCCCAGTAAGAAACCGAGGTATCGAGCAGGAAGCGATCGCTCCACTGCGAATTTTCCAGAACGCCTTTTTCAGTTAAATGCCATCTCAGGGCTAAACGAGTGTCCTTGACGTCTATTTTACTGGAAAGATCCGGTCCATAGCTCAGATGAATGCTTTCAGGTTGTGCAAAGACCGAGGTTGCAAAGGCAGATAGCACCAAAGATGGCACTAAAGATGGCACCAAAGACAATGCAGACAGAAAGGCTGTGTCGTTAAGTTTCATATCCCTATGCTCTTATATTGTTGTTTTTTTTTTAAGTATTAAGCCCGCCACCAGAGTTTGTTTCGCACTATCCCTGCGGCTCTTTGGGAGGGGGCCTTCTATTAACGTACACTAAGCAGCCTGAAAATAAGACCAGATTTTTTTAGAGAGCTTGGTTGCTTCATGGGACTGTAACAGAAGCCCGTTATCATCAAGTCGATCGACTGGGTTCCCACGCTCTGCGTGGGAATGCATACGACGGGCTGGTTACACTCCGATGCGGTAGCAGTAGCATGGGAGCGAGTTGGATTTGTTGTTTTTCTGGGCATTTGCACGTATAACCAATGACTAGTACCTATGTGCCATTTTTACTGGCAATTGTAAAATTAAAACTCTTGACGCCGATTTTATCCACACCGGACAAATAAACGAACTGATGATACACGTTGTACCATGTCGACAATCCTGCTCAACAGACTGAAGGCTCGAGCCTCTTTGTACTCGCCAGACTTTAACCTTGCCAATGTGTTGTCGCAGACTGGGATACGGCGACTTATTATGGGTTGTGAAGTAGTCTTGGTGATTCTTCTGACTCAGCAGCTAGCTCGCCTGACCTGGCAATTCCTGGAGGGTTCCGATAAGGCTACGGCTCAGTCATGGCAATCTCAGTCGACAGTGGTCAGTCGTCGTCCGTCAGAGCAGGATGCCTATCCCGCGCTGAATGATTTCCATCTGTTTGGTCAGGAGCCGATCAAGCTGACACACACCGAAAACAGTGGCATTGATCCCAACGCCGTGCCCAAATCCCGCCTGTCTGCAAAAGTAACCGGTATTGTTGCCAGTACCATTCCTGCTAATTCCGTTGCAGTGATTCACGCCAGTGGTCGTGATCGCACCTATCGAATCGGTGAAAAGCTTCAGGGTTCCAATGCGCAAGTGAAGGATATTTATGAAGATCGGGTGATAGTCCTGAACCGGGGCAAGCTCGAAGCTCTGTTGCTTTATCCCGATGAAGCCG contains these protein-coding regions:
- the gspC gene encoding type II secretion system protein GspC; the protein is MILLTQQLARLTWQFLEGSDKATAQSWQSQSTVVSRRPSEQDAYPALNDFHLFGQEPIKLTHTENSGIDPNAVPKSRLSAKVTGIVASTIPANSVAVIHASGRDRTYRIGEKLQGSNAQVKDIYEDRVIVLNRGKLEALLLYPDEAGRKVEKRDSGRLAKVRQQLISDPSSFTDFVQITPVQKEGQLAGYRLTPGKLPDVFRESGLKPDDIALSINGYDLSDSNDTMKLLQEVKQLTQLSMTIARDGRLYEIEVKL
- a CDS encoding acyloxyacyl hydrolase, producing the protein MKLNDTAFLSALSLVPSLVPSLVLSAFATSVFAQPESIHLSYGPDLSSKIDVKDTRLALRWHLTEKGVLENSQWSDRFLLDTSVSYWDNRLDASPSHSAGGGDDIYGFFITPVWQFKSPSQRYYLDVGLGAGWISDTQIRYKGSLPLEKSTQFQFETMVGAGVLLGSERNFDLGAKLLHYSNAYIKRPNMDLNVLQFSLAYRF